In one Myripristis murdjan chromosome 5, fMyrMur1.1, whole genome shotgun sequence genomic region, the following are encoded:
- the LOC115358709 gene encoding transketolase-like, with protein MEDYHKPDQQTVQALRNIANRLRINCIKATTAAGSGHPTSCCSVAEIMSVLFFHTMKYRPEDPRNFNNDRFILSKGHAAPALYSMWAETGYLKESELLSLCQVDSTLEGHPTPKQQFVDVATGSLGQGLGVACGMAYTGKYFDKASYRVYCLLGDGELSEGSVWEAMSFASYYQLDNLVAIMDINRLGQSDPAPLQHHVEKYQRRCEAFGWHAIIVDGHSVEELCKALSQPRHQPTAIIAKTTKGKGIPAAEDKMGWHAKPLPKDMAEVVLKDLQSRIMNSSKRLYPAAPMEDSPPVSLRNVRMPSAPSYKPGEKIATRKAYGMALAKLGRYNERVVALDGDTNNLTYSEIFKNEHPNRFVECYIAQQNMVSVAMGCAARDRNMVFASTLASFFTRAYDQLRMAAISESNINLCGSHCGLSTGEEGPSQMALEDMAMFRTLPTATIFYPSDGVSTEKAVELAANTKGVCYIRTSRQEHPIIYNSNEDFHVGQAKVVYQSKEDQVTVVAAGVTLHEALAAADHLKKERISIRVIDPFTIKPLDVKTIIDHAHATRGRIITVEDHYYEGGLGEAVCSAMAIESGFSMHHLAVSHVPRSGKPHELLKIYGIDRDAIAQAVRKMLSSSTNAK; from the exons ATGGAGGATTACCACAAACCTGACCAGCAGACAGTGCAGGCGCTAAGGAATATCGCCAACCGCCTCAGAATCAACTGCATCAAGGCAACAACTGCTGCAGGCAGTGG acACCCGACATCATGCTGCAGTGTTGCGGAAATCATGTCTGTGCTTTTCTTCCACACCATGAAGTACCGTCCTGAAGATCCCAGGAACTTCAATAATGACCGTTTCATCCTGTCCAAG GGCCATGCTGCTCCAGCCCTGTACTCCATGTGGGCCGAGACTGGCTACCTGAAGGAGAGTGAGCTCCTCAGTCTGTGCCAGGTTGACTCGACTCTGGAGGGCCACCCGACTCCT AAGCAGCAATTTGTGGATGTAGCCACTGGCTCCTTGGGACAGGGCCTTGGTGTGGCCTGTGGGATGGCATACACTGGAAAGTACTTTGACAAGGCCag ttaCCGTGTGTACTGTCTGCTGGGTGATGGTGAGCTGTCTGAGGGGTCTGTCTGGGAGGCCATGTCCTTTGCCTCCTACTACCAGCTGGACAACCTGGTCGCCATCATGGACATCAACCGTCTGGGCCAAAGTGACCCAGCTCCCCTGCAGCACCATGTTGAGAAATATCAGAGGCGCTGTGAAGCTTTTGG ttggcATGCCATCATAGTGGATGGACACAGTGTGGAGGAGCTTTGCAAGGCTCTGAGCCAGCCACGCCATCAACCCACTGCCATCATTGCTAAAACCACCAAGGGCAAAGGCATCCCAG CTGCAGAGGATAAGATGGGCTGGCATGCCAAGCCTCTGCCCAAGGACATGGCAGAGGTGGTGCTTAAAGATCTGCAGAGCCGCATCATGAACAGCAGCAAGCGCCTGTACCCAGCTGCTCCCATGGAGGACTCCCCACCGGTCAGCCTGAGGAACGTGAGGATGCCCAGTGCACCCAGCTACAAGCCTGGAGAGAAG ATTGCCACCCGGAAGGCGTATGGAATGGCCCTGGCCAAGCTCGGCCGCTACAATGAACGTGTTGTGGCCCTTGATGGAGACACCAACAACCTCACCTATTCAGAGATCTTCAAGAATGAGCATCCCAATCGTTTTGTCGAGTGCTACATTGCTCAGCAGAACATG GTCAGTGTTGCCATGGGCTGTGCTGCCCGTGACAGGAACATGGTGTTTGCCAGCACCCTGGCTTCCTTCTTCACCCGCGCCTATGACCAGCTCCGCATGGCTGCCATCTCAGAGAGCAACATCAACCTGTGTGGCTCCCACTGTGGCCTGTCCACTG GAGAGGAGGGCCCTTCTCAGATGGCCCTCGAGGACATGGCTATGTTCAGGACCCTTCCTACAGCAACTATTTTCTATCCCAGTGATGGTGTGTCAACTGAGAAGGCCGTGGAGCTGGCTGCAAACACAAAG GGTGTTTGCTACATCAGAACTAGCCGTCAAGAGCATCCCATCATCTATAACAGCAATGAAGATTTCCATGTTGGACAGGCTAAG gtGGTGTACCAGAGCAAGGAGGACCAGGTGACTGTGGTGGCTGCTGGGGTGACCCTGCATGAGGCTCTGGCTGCAGCCGACCATCTAAAGAAAG AGAGAATCTCTATCAGGGTCATTGACCCCTTCACAATCAAACCACTGGATGTCAAAACCATCATCGACCACGCTCATGCCACTAGGGGACGTATCATCACCGTGGAAGACCACTACTATGAAG GTGGCCTGGGGGAGGCAGTGTGCTCAGCAATGGCCATCGAGTCTGGGTTCAGTATGCACCATCTGGCTGTGTCCCACGTTCCCCGCAGTGGCAAACCGCACGAGCTGCTCAAGATCTATGGCATCGACCGTGACGCCATTGCCCAGGCCGTCCGCAAGATGCTAAGCAGCTCTACCAATGCCAAGTAA